Proteins found in one Cellulomonas palmilytica genomic segment:
- a CDS encoding M3 family metallopeptidase produces the protein MTPTTLPSDDAGWASYLTTTIDAALDEARAALATLKDGTARSAADVLELWNASDDALARASAAAHLLAEVHPSAELREAAEARAQAAEDLATERGLDRELFEAFSATDPTGLDDDSVRLHAHVLRDFRRAGVDRSEAEREQLRALAQRCTELGLEFARNIREGARSIRVRPEQLDGLPEDFVAAHPADDEDLVTLTTEYPDLIPVRTYARDASVRRALTAEYLQIAYPENEPVLAELLRLRDERAHLLGYPDWPTYDAEVKMIGSGAAIAEFVERLDALTAEPAARDVAVLLERFRADDPSATAVTPADSLYYDQVVRRETYDVDSQEVRRYFRYDKVRDGVMATVGRLLGLTFTPVDAPSWHESVEVYDVASVDTPDALLGRFYLDMHPRAGKFNHAAQFTLVPGARGSRLPEGVLVCNFPTGSMEHDDVCTFFHEFGHLVHEIVGGHQRYAAFTGVATEWDFVEAPSQLLEEWAWDAGVLASFATDDDGTPIPASLVARMNRADRFGRGAWTRRQLNFTALSYGLHATPPEDLDAFTAQVDEHFGPYPPLPGTHQFTGFGHLEGYGSAYYTYLWSLVIAKDLLTAFEGSLMNEEVGRRYRDLILAPGGSRDAADLVETFLTRPRTFEAFETWLTTTP, from the coding sequence ATGACGCCGACGACGCTGCCCTCCGACGACGCCGGCTGGGCGTCGTACCTCACGACGACCATCGACGCCGCGCTCGACGAGGCACGCGCCGCCCTGGCGACGCTCAAGGACGGCACGGCCCGCTCCGCCGCCGACGTCCTCGAGCTGTGGAACGCGTCCGACGACGCGCTGGCCCGGGCGTCCGCCGCGGCGCACCTGCTCGCCGAGGTGCACCCGTCCGCCGAGCTGCGCGAGGCCGCCGAGGCGCGCGCGCAGGCCGCCGAGGACCTCGCGACCGAGCGCGGCCTGGACCGCGAGCTGTTCGAGGCGTTCAGCGCGACCGACCCGACGGGCCTCGACGACGACTCCGTCCGCCTGCACGCGCACGTGCTGCGCGACTTCCGGCGCGCGGGCGTCGACCGGTCCGAGGCCGAGCGCGAGCAGCTGCGCGCGCTCGCGCAGCGCTGCACCGAGCTGGGCCTGGAGTTCGCGCGGAACATCCGCGAGGGCGCCCGCTCCATCCGCGTGCGCCCCGAGCAGCTCGACGGGCTGCCCGAGGACTTCGTCGCCGCGCACCCCGCCGACGACGAGGACCTCGTCACGCTCACCACCGAGTACCCGGACCTCATCCCCGTGCGCACCTACGCGCGCGACGCGTCCGTGCGCCGGGCCCTGACCGCCGAGTACCTGCAGATCGCCTACCCGGAGAACGAGCCGGTGCTCGCCGAGCTGCTGCGCCTGCGCGACGAGCGCGCCCACCTGCTCGGCTACCCGGACTGGCCGACGTACGACGCCGAGGTCAAGATGATCGGCTCCGGCGCGGCGATCGCCGAGTTCGTCGAGCGGCTCGACGCCCTCACCGCCGAGCCCGCCGCGCGCGACGTCGCCGTGCTGCTCGAGCGCTTCCGCGCCGACGACCCGAGCGCGACCGCCGTCACGCCCGCCGACTCGCTGTACTACGACCAGGTCGTCCGCCGCGAGACGTACGACGTGGACTCGCAGGAGGTGCGCCGCTACTTCCGCTACGACAAGGTCCGCGACGGCGTCATGGCGACCGTCGGCCGCCTGCTCGGCCTGACGTTCACGCCCGTCGACGCGCCGTCCTGGCACGAGTCCGTCGAGGTGTACGACGTGGCGTCCGTCGACACCCCCGACGCCCTGCTGGGCCGGTTCTACCTCGACATGCACCCGCGCGCCGGCAAGTTCAACCACGCGGCGCAGTTCACGCTCGTCCCCGGCGCGCGCGGCTCGCGCCTGCCCGAGGGCGTGCTCGTCTGCAACTTCCCCACCGGGAGCATGGAGCACGACGACGTGTGCACCTTCTTCCACGAGTTCGGCCACCTGGTCCACGAGATCGTCGGCGGCCACCAGCGGTACGCAGCGTTCACGGGCGTCGCGACCGAGTGGGACTTCGTCGAGGCGCCGTCGCAGCTGCTCGAGGAGTGGGCGTGGGACGCGGGCGTGCTCGCCTCGTTCGCGACCGACGACGACGGCACGCCGATCCCCGCGTCGCTCGTCGCGAGGATGAACCGCGCCGACCGGTTCGGGCGCGGCGCATGGACCCGCCGCCAGCTCAACTTCACCGCGCTGTCCTACGGCCTGCACGCCACGCCGCCGGAGGACCTCGACGCGTTCACCGCGCAGGTCGACGAGCACTTCGGCCCCTACCCGCCGCTGCCCGGCACCCACCAGTTCACGGGCTTCGGGCACCTCGAGGGCTACGGCTCGGCGTACTACACCTACCTCTGGTCGCTGGTGATCGCGAAGGACTTGCTCACCGCGTTCGAGGGCTCGCTGATGAACGAGGAGGTCGGCCGCCGCTACCGCGACCTCATCCTGGCCCCGGGCGGCAGCCGCGACGCGGCCGACCTGGTCGAGACGTTCCTGACCCGCCCCCGCACGTTCGAGGCTTTCGAAACCTGGCTCACCACCACCCCCTGA
- a CDS encoding nucleoside/nucleotide kinase family protein, whose amino-acid sequence MGGVMGRVVGVVLEARASAGGRPVRVGVDGVDGAGKTWFADALADALRAAGVTVVRVSVDGFHRPARERYRRGRTSPEGFFLDSYDYAALRREVLEPLGPGGDRRYRTAVFDHRSDEPVDAPQRTAPDDAVLVVDGIFLHRDELADQWDVSLFLDVPFEETFRRMAVRDGCPPDPDDARNRRYVDGQRLYLGSCTPARRATLVVDNSDPAAPVLRTPLPRTDPAP is encoded by the coding sequence ATGGGTGGGGTGATGGGGCGGGTCGTCGGGGTCGTGCTGGAGGCCCGGGCGTCGGCCGGCGGGCGGCCGGTGCGGGTGGGGGTGGACGGGGTCGACGGGGCCGGGAAGACCTGGTTCGCCGATGCGCTCGCCGACGCGCTGCGCGCCGCGGGCGTCACCGTGGTGCGGGTGTCGGTCGACGGGTTCCACCGGCCCGCGCGCGAGCGGTACCGGCGAGGGCGGACCTCCCCGGAAGGGTTCTTCCTCGACTCGTACGACTACGCCGCGCTGCGCCGCGAGGTGCTGGAGCCGCTCGGCCCGGGCGGCGACCGGCGGTACCGCACCGCGGTGTTCGACCACCGGTCCGACGAGCCCGTCGACGCACCGCAGCGCACCGCGCCGGACGACGCGGTGCTCGTCGTCGACGGGATCTTCCTGCACCGCGACGAGCTCGCCGACCAGTGGGACGTGTCGCTGTTCCTCGACGTGCCGTTCGAGGAGACGTTCCGCCGCATGGCGGTGCGCGACGGCTGCCCGCCGGACCCCGACGACGCCCGCAACCGCCGCTACGTCGACGGGCAGCGGCTGTACCTGGGCTCGTGCACGCCGGCGCGGCGCGCGACGCTCGTCGTCGACAACAGCGACCCCGCCGCGCCCGTGCTCCGCACGCCCCTGCCCCGGACGGACCCCGCGCCGTAG
- a CDS encoding FUSC family protein encodes MDATAGSTQDEQGRQGQQGAHDEGPRPVLQRARGAALLIAVLLVPTLAAGALVGGVGGLGAAAAGAIYGLILALRAGWRTALALVPVLALATVGTVLAHGSPWWVAWLGVLGLATGLAARAGLMGPVALVCAGAASVQPGSGSRFVVVLCAVAASVYAALVARRVGVPPSRSARRVPTRDALSLGLVAGLGSAAAAWLADTWDAPHAYWLPVTVFLLLVPQKGSLGAAVLARAAGTVLGIVVGVLAPLGDLPPVLHAVALVVLLVATLTWTSPLWLNTALATVVLMRVLDPAGRGWAVGSERLVAVVGAVVVVLVGALALRLVPRAPAATGPPALTDDDDADRPAGPSAV; translated from the coding sequence GTGGACGCGACGGCGGGGTCCACCCAGGACGAGCAGGGCCGGCAGGGGCAGCAGGGCGCGCACGACGAGGGGCCGCGCCCGGTCCTCCAGCGCGCTCGCGGCGCCGCGTTGCTGATCGCCGTCCTGCTGGTGCCGACGCTCGCCGCAGGCGCGCTGGTCGGCGGGGTCGGTGGGCTCGGCGCGGCCGCGGCGGGCGCGATCTACGGCCTGATCCTCGCGCTGCGGGCGGGCTGGCGGACCGCGCTCGCGCTGGTGCCGGTGCTCGCGCTCGCGACCGTGGGGACGGTGCTCGCGCACGGCTCGCCGTGGTGGGTCGCGTGGCTCGGGGTGCTGGGGCTGGCGACCGGCCTCGCGGCCCGCGCGGGCCTCATGGGCCCGGTCGCGCTGGTGTGCGCGGGGGCGGCGAGCGTGCAGCCGGGCTCCGGGTCACGGTTCGTCGTGGTGCTGTGCGCGGTGGCCGCGAGCGTGTACGCGGCGCTCGTCGCGCGGCGCGTGGGCGTGCCGCCGAGCCGCTCCGCCCGGCGCGTACCGACCCGGGACGCCCTGAGCCTCGGGCTCGTGGCGGGGCTGGGGTCCGCCGCGGCGGCGTGGCTCGCGGACACGTGGGACGCGCCGCACGCGTACTGGCTGCCCGTGACCGTGTTCCTGCTGCTCGTGCCGCAGAAGGGGTCGCTCGGGGCGGCCGTGCTGGCGCGGGCCGCGGGGACGGTCCTCGGTATCGTCGTCGGGGTGCTCGCCCCGCTCGGCGACCTGCCGCCGGTGCTGCACGCGGTGGCGCTCGTCGTGCTGCTCGTCGCGACGCTCACGTGGACGTCGCCGCTGTGGCTCAACACCGCGCTCGCGACCGTCGTGCTCATGCGCGTGCTCGACCCGGCGGGGCGCGGGTGGGCGGTCGGCTCGGAGCGCCTCGTGGCGGTCGTCGGGGCGGTCGTCGTGGTGCTCGTCGGCGCGCTGGCGTTGCGCCTGGTGCCGCGCGCGCCGGCAGCGACCGGCCCACCCGCGCTCACGGACGACGACGACGCCGACCGGCCCGCGGGACCGTCGGCGGTGTGA
- a CDS encoding chemotaxis protein CheW — translation MSAVSLSAARPSVAFSVRVRRFVETVRWAPAPRFEGSAARRLAFVGYLVGSMVAWVLVGVGVSALLGALVA, via the coding sequence GTGTCCGCCGTCAGCCTGTCCGCAGCCCGTCCGTCCGTCGCGTTCTCCGTGCGCGTGCGCCGGTTCGTCGAGACCGTCCGCTGGGCGCCCGCCCCGCGCTTCGAGGGCTCCGCCGCCCGCCGTCTGGCGTTCGTCGGGTACCTCGTCGGAAGCATGGTCGCGTGGGTGCTGGTGGGGGTCGGCGTCTCGGCGCTGCTGGGCGCGCTCGTCGCCTGA
- a CDS encoding MFS transporter — MLRKTLDRTVELFTPSRLGTPFRWVLASSWTTNLADGIVLAAGPLLVASRTDDAFLVALAATVQWLPPLLFSLWAGVLTDRLDRRRLILTVDVLRAVVVGGLAVAVALDAAPIVLVLAALFVLGTTETFADNASSTLVPMLVHRDDIPAANQRIQTGMITVNQMAAPPIGAALFAAAQAVPFAMYGVLVLAGALLISRVRLPPHGRQRHERSHVRADIAEGVRWVRHHAAVRTLILTVLIFNVTYGAAWSVLVLYAREQLGLGAVGFGLITTVQAVGGIIATSAYGWITRHVTLADLMRIGLVIETLTHLALALTTTAWVGLAVFFVFGAHAFVWSTTAVSVRQRAVPTGLQGRVQAVNVMGIFGGLVVGSGIGGLLARHWGVTAPFWFAFVGSAVFVVVIWRQLRHVAHTDEQPAPADEQPAPDLT, encoded by the coding sequence GTGCTGCGCAAGACCCTCGACCGGACGGTCGAGCTGTTCACCCCTTCGAGGCTCGGTACACCCTTCCGGTGGGTGCTGGCGTCGTCGTGGACGACGAACCTGGCCGACGGCATCGTGCTCGCGGCCGGTCCGCTGCTGGTCGCGTCGCGGACGGACGACGCGTTCCTGGTGGCGCTCGCGGCGACCGTGCAGTGGCTGCCGCCGCTGCTGTTCTCGCTGTGGGCGGGAGTGCTGACGGACCGGCTCGACCGGCGGCGGCTGATCCTGACGGTGGACGTGCTGCGCGCGGTCGTCGTCGGCGGTCTGGCCGTGGCGGTCGCGCTGGACGCGGCGCCGATCGTGCTGGTGCTGGCAGCGCTGTTCGTGCTCGGGACGACGGAGACGTTCGCGGACAACGCGTCGAGCACGCTCGTGCCGATGCTGGTGCACCGCGACGACATCCCTGCTGCGAACCAGCGCATCCAGACCGGCATGATCACGGTCAACCAGATGGCGGCGCCGCCGATCGGCGCGGCGCTGTTCGCCGCGGCGCAGGCGGTGCCGTTCGCGATGTACGGCGTGCTGGTGCTCGCGGGTGCGCTGCTGATCTCGCGCGTACGCCTGCCTCCGCACGGGCGGCAGCGGCACGAGCGCTCGCACGTGCGCGCGGACATCGCCGAGGGCGTGCGGTGGGTGCGGCACCACGCGGCGGTGCGCACGCTGATCCTCACGGTGCTGATCTTCAACGTGACGTACGGCGCGGCGTGGTCGGTGCTGGTGCTGTACGCGCGGGAGCAGCTGGGGCTCGGGGCGGTCGGGTTCGGGCTCATCACGACGGTGCAGGCGGTCGGCGGGATCATCGCGACGAGCGCGTACGGCTGGATCACGCGGCACGTGACGCTCGCGGACCTCATGCGGATCGGTCTGGTCATCGAGACGCTCACGCACCTGGCGCTCGCGCTCACGACGACCGCGTGGGTGGGTCTGGCGGTGTTCTTCGTGTTCGGGGCGCACGCGTTCGTGTGGTCGACGACGGCCGTCTCGGTGCGGCAGCGCGCGGTGCCGACCGGGCTGCAGGGCCGTGTGCAGGCCGTCAACGTCATGGGCATCTTCGGCGGGCTCGTCGTCGGCTCGGGGATCGGCGGTCTCCTCGCGCGGCACTGGGGCGTGACGGCGCCGTTCTGGTTCGCGTTCGTCGGGTCGGCGGTGTTCGTCGTCGTGATCTGGCGTCAGCTGCGGCACGTGGCGCACACCGACGAGCAGCCCGCACCCGCTGACGAGCAGCCCGCGCCGGACCTGACGTAA
- a CDS encoding RNA polymerase sigma factor: protein MSTDQPSDAQRFSDLWDRYAPRIQAYALRHVDRDEAPEIVAETFLVAWRRLADVPGEPLPWLLVVARNTVASHRRSRHRARVLSDELARLHAVVAPAPSSADEVVSERDALLRALAALTPVEREALLLVAWDGLSPGQAARVAGCSVSAFKVRLHRARRRLDGSLAADDPASPPAARTDLTLVSPEGRS, encoded by the coding sequence GTGAGCACAGACCAGCCGAGCGACGCGCAGCGGTTCTCCGACCTGTGGGACCGCTACGCCCCCCGCATCCAGGCGTACGCGCTGCGCCACGTCGACCGTGACGAGGCGCCCGAGATCGTCGCCGAGACGTTCCTGGTCGCCTGGCGGCGACTGGCCGACGTCCCGGGCGAGCCGCTCCCGTGGCTCCTCGTCGTCGCCCGCAACACCGTCGCGTCCCACCGCCGTTCGCGCCACCGCGCTCGCGTGCTGTCCGACGAGCTCGCTCGTCTGCACGCCGTCGTGGCCCCCGCCCCGTCCTCCGCGGACGAGGTCGTCTCCGAACGTGACGCGTTGCTGCGGGCCCTGGCGGCCCTGACCCCGGTCGAGCGGGAGGCGCTCCTGCTCGTCGCGTGGGACGGGCTGTCCCCCGGGCAGGCGGCCCGCGTGGCCGGCTGCTCGGTGTCCGCGTTCAAGGTGCGCCTGCACCGCGCCCGGCGCCGCCTCGACGGCTCGCTGGCCGCGGACGACCCGGCGAGCCCGCCGGCGGCGCGCACCGACCTGACTCTCGTCTCTCCGGAAGGACGATCATGA
- a CDS encoding Nramp family divalent metal transporter, which translates to MAEAPVVVRSPRERHPVPRRRGALLLGPAFVAAIAYVDPGNVAANLTAGARYGYLLLWVLVAANAMAVLVQYQSAKLGLVTGQSLPDVLGARLRRGPRLAFWGQAELVAAATDVAEVVGGAIALHLLFGLPLWLGGVIVGAVSLALLATQDRYGQRRFEHVVVALLAVITLGFLAGLVVSPPDARGMLSGLVPRFEGTDSVLLAASMLGATVMPHAIYVHSALARDRHGHAEPGPWRDRLLRATRWDVGIALVVAGVVNIGLLLLAAAGLRGEPGTDTIEGAHAAITTALGPVVGLAFAVGLLASGLASTSVGAYAGATIMAGLLHRRIPMLVRRVATIIPAVLLLALGADPTWTLVVSQVVLSFGIPFAVIPLVRFTRSRDVMGEARTRTGLHVVLVLVVALVVVLNATLLVLLVGS; encoded by the coding sequence ATGGCCGAGGCGCCCGTCGTCGTGCGCAGCCCCCGCGAGCGGCACCCCGTGCCGCGCCGACGCGGCGCGCTGCTGCTCGGCCCCGCGTTCGTCGCGGCCATCGCGTACGTCGACCCGGGGAACGTCGCCGCGAACCTCACCGCCGGCGCGCGGTACGGGTACCTGCTGCTGTGGGTGCTCGTCGCCGCCAACGCCATGGCCGTCCTGGTGCAGTACCAGTCGGCCAAGCTCGGACTCGTCACCGGGCAGTCGCTGCCCGACGTGCTCGGTGCCCGCCTGCGCCGCGGGCCGCGGCTCGCGTTCTGGGGGCAGGCCGAGCTCGTCGCCGCTGCCACCGACGTCGCCGAGGTCGTCGGCGGGGCCATCGCGCTGCACCTGCTGTTCGGGCTGCCGCTGTGGCTCGGCGGCGTGATCGTCGGCGCCGTGTCGCTCGCGCTGCTCGCCACGCAGGACCGCTACGGGCAGCGACGGTTCGAGCACGTCGTCGTCGCGCTGCTCGCCGTCATCACCCTCGGGTTCCTCGCGGGGCTCGTCGTCTCCCCGCCCGACGCGCGCGGCATGCTCTCCGGCCTCGTCCCGAGGTTCGAGGGCACCGACTCCGTGCTGCTCGCCGCGTCCATGCTCGGCGCGACCGTCATGCCGCACGCGATCTACGTGCACTCCGCGCTCGCGCGCGACCGGCACGGGCACGCCGAACCCGGGCCGTGGCGCGACCGCCTGCTGCGCGCGACACGCTGGGATGTCGGCATCGCGCTCGTCGTCGCGGGCGTCGTCAACATCGGCCTGCTGCTGCTCGCGGCCGCCGGGCTGCGCGGTGAGCCCGGCACCGACACCATCGAGGGCGCGCACGCCGCGATCACCACAGCGCTCGGGCCCGTCGTCGGGCTCGCGTTCGCCGTCGGGCTGCTCGCCTCCGGGCTCGCGTCCACGTCCGTCGGCGCCTACGCGGGCGCGACGATCATGGCCGGGCTGCTGCACCGGCGGATCCCGATGCTCGTGCGGCGCGTCGCGACGATCATCCCCGCCGTGCTGCTGCTCGCGCTGGGCGCCGACCCCACCTGGACGCTCGTCGTCTCCCAGGTCGTCCTGAGCTTCGGCATCCCGTTCGCCGTGATCCCGCTCGTGCGGTTCACGCGCAGCCGCGACGTCATGGGCGAGGCGCGCACGCGCACCGGGCTGCACGTCGTGCTCGTGCTCGTCGTCGCGCTCGTCGTCGTGCTCAACGCGACGCTGCTCGTGCTGCTCGTCGGGTCCTGA